The segment GCGCGACCGGTGCCGTGGCCACGTGGGGCTTCGAGCCGACCCCGCGCATCTCCTCGTACATCACCGCGATCATCGCCGGTCCGTACGAATCGACGTTCTCCGAGCTGACGAGCGCATCCGGGCGCGTGATCCCGCTCGGCGTGTACGGCCGCAAGAGCCTGTGGGAGCACCTCGACGCCGACTACATCTTCGACAAGACGCGCGAGGGCTTCGCGTACTACGAGGAGAAGTTCGGCGTACCGTACCCGTTCGCCAAGTACGACCAGCTCTTCGTGCCGGAGTTCAACGCCGGCGCCATGGAGAACGCAGGAGCGGTGACCTTCACCGAGACGTACGTGTTCCGCAGCAAGGTGACCGACGCCGTCAAGGAGCGCCGCGTCGTGACGATCCTGCACGAGCTCGCGCACATGTGGTTCGGCGACCTTGTCACCATGAAGTGGTGGAACGACCTGTGGCTGAACGAGTCATTCGCCGAGTGGGCCTCCACGATCGCCACCGCGGAGGCCACCGAGTGGACTCAGGCATGGACGACCTTCAACGCGATGGAGAAGACCTGGGCGTACAAGCAGGACCAGCTCCCCTCCACGCACCCCATCGTCGCCGAGATCAACGACCTCGAGGATGTGCAGGTCAACTTCGACGGCATCACCTACGCGAAGGGCGGATCCGTCCTCAAGCAGCTCGCCGCGTGGGTGGGCATCGAGGCCTTCTTCGCCGGCGTCTCCGAGTACTTCCAGAAGCACTCGTGGGGCAACACCGAGCTGTCCGACCTACTCTCCGAGTTGGAGCGCACCAGCGGACGCGACCTGTCGACCTGGTCGAAGAAGTGGCTGGAGACCGCAGGCGTGAACACGCTCGCCCCCGTCATCGACGAATCGGCAGACGGCACGATCTCGCGCTTCGCCGTGACCCAGACCGCGCCCGCCGACTACCCGACGATCCGCCCCCACCGCCTGGGGATCGGGTTCTACTCGCTCCAGGACGGTGCGCTCGTGCGCACGCACGGCATCGAGATCGACGTCGACGGCGACCGCACCGAGGTGCCCGAGCTGCACGGACGGCGCCGACCCGACCTCGTGCTGCTCAACGATCAAGACCTCGCCTACGCGAAGATCCGTCTCGACGAGCGCTCGCTCGAGACGGCGATCGCTCATCTGGCCGATATCAGCGACCCGCTCGCCCGCTCTCTCGTGTGGGGCGCGGCATGGGATCAGACCCGCGACGCGGAGAGCTCCGCGTCCGACTACCTCTCGCTCGTGCTGGGCAACATCGGTCGTGAGACCGAGTCGACCACCGTGCGCACCACGCTCGCGCAGCTGCACACCGCGGCGTCGCAGTACGTCGACCCGCAGACGCGCACGGAGGCGCGTACCCGCGTCGCCGACGGTCTGTGGCAGCTCGCCCGCGACGCCGAGGCCGGCAGCGACAACCAGTTGCAGTTCGTCACCTCGTTGGCGGCCGGGATCGTCACGCCCGAGCAGGCGGATGTCGTCCGCCGTCTCCGCGACGGCGAGCTCGTCCTCGACGGTCTGACGATCGACACCGACCTCTCCTGGCAGCTGCTGGCAGGGCTCGCCGCCGCCGGCGCCGTCGACTCCGCCGCGATCGACGCCGCCCTGGAGGCGGACAACACCGCCAAGGGCGCAGAGTTCGCCGCCCAGGCGCGCGCATCGATCCCCACGGCAGAGGCCAAGCACACCGCGTGGAGCTCGCTCGTCGACGACGATGCGCTATCGAACACGGTGCTGCGCTCGGCGGCGCTCGGCTTCGGCCAGGCCGGCGGCGTGGAAGTGCTGCCGGAGTTCATCCCGCGCTATTTCGACGCGATCGTGCCGATCTGGGAGTCGCGCACGTATCAGATGGCCAACTATCTGATCGTGGGCCTGTATCCGCGTGCGCTCGCCAGCACGGAGTTGCGCGATGCGACCCGCGCATGGCTCTCCGAGAACGCCGCTGCCGCCCCGGCGCTCCGCCGCCTCGTGCACGAGAACCTCGCCGACGTGGAGCGGGCGCTCACGGCGCAGGCGCGCGACGCAGACAAGGACTGAGCGGCGCCCAGAGCCTCAGCGCGCTCGCGCCCGCAACGGCCGTGTCACGCACTCAGCATTCGACGTGCGTCGCGGTTCTAGGATCGACAGCGATGAACTTCCTGCCCTTCGAAGTCGACCCCGCCGCACCCGAAGCGGCCTGGTCCGAGCTTCTCGACGGTCTCGTCGACATCGGCTGGAACCTGCTGTGGTCGGCCGTCGCCATCGCCGCATGCGTGCTCGTCGCCTACCTGCTGCGCATCGTCATCCGCCGTGTCGTGCGACGGATCGTGGCGGGCGCGAAGTCGAAGGCGCGCGTCGACGACACGCAGGCGCTGGAGCGCTCCCCGCTGGCCGACATGCGCCTCGTGCAACGCACGCGCACACTAGGCACCATCCTGCAGAACATCGTGAACGTCATCCTCGGTGTGGTCGCGATCATCGCCGTCATCCAGATCAACGTTCCCGAGCTGCTCGGCTCGCTCACCCTGCTTACCGCGGCGATCGGCGCCGGGCTCGGCTTCGGGGCTCAGAACATCGTGAAAGACGTGCTCAACGGCATGTTCCTCGTGGCCGAAGACCAGATCGGCATCGGCGACGTCGTCGATCTGGGACTCGCCTCGGGCGTGGTGGAATACGTGAGCGTGCGCATCACGCAGGTGCGCGACGTCAACGGCACCCTCTGGCATGTGCGCAACGGAGAGGTCACCCGCATCGGCAACATGTCGCAGGGCTGGGCGCGCGCGATCATCGACCTCGGCGTGCCGCCGGATGCCGACGTCCCCACCGTCGAGGAGACGCTGCTCACCGCCGCGCAGACGCTCGCGAAGGATCCGAAGTGGCGCACGCGCATCGTCGAGGGCCCGGAGGTGTGGGGCCTGGAGTCGATCGACGGCGATGCCCTCGTCATCCGTGTCGTGATGAAGACGCGCGCGAACGCCATGGACGATGTCGCGCAGGAGCTGCGCCTGCGCCTGCGCGACGCGGTAGCGGCCCTCGGCATCCCGCTGCCGAGCCTGACATCGGTGACGCTGAGCGGACCCGCTGGCGCGCGGCGCGTCCGGGGCGCCAACCCGCCGTCGACGAAGCCGACCGCGGTCACCGCCATCCCCACCGTGCCCGACCGCGGCATCTGGCGCCGCCGCAAGCCCGAGCAGGGCACGGCCGGCGACGAGACGGACTTCACCCGTGAGTCCGCGCGAGATCAGGACGAGGAGACGCCATGACGTTCTACGACGAGGTCGGCGGTCACGAGACGTTCCAGCGCCTCGTGGACGTGTTCTACCGCGAGGTCGCCGACGACCCCGTGCTCAAGCCGATGTACCCCGAGGAAGACCTGGGCCCTGCCGCCGACCGGCTGCGGATGTTCCTCGAGCAGTACTGGGGTGGGCCGAGCACATACAGCGAGCAACGCGGACACCCGCGTCTACGGATGCGCCACGTGCCCTTCCGCGTCGACCCCGACGCCCGCGACCGCTGGCTGCGCTGCATGCGCGCGGCGCTCGACGAAGTGCAGCTGTCGCCGTTGCACGAGGCCACGCTATGGGACTACCTCGAGCGCGCCGCCTATGCCATGGTGAACACCATGGATTCCGCGGAAGCAGGCGGGCGCCCCACCCTGGCCACGCGTCCGGCGGCATCTTCCCCCGCATCGGCAGAAGGAACGACGGAGACGCCATGACCACCTCCCCCGGCACCCGCACCGCAGACATCCTCGTCATCGGATGGGGGCTGGCGGGTCTGGTTGCCGCCGCGGAGGCGGCCAATGCGGGCCGCCGCGTGATCATCGTCGACCAGGAGCCGCGCACGAACCTGGGCGGGCAAGCCTGGTGGTCGTTCGGGGGACTGTTCCTCATCGACTCCCCCGAACAGCGGCGAATGGGCATCCGCGACGGCATCGAGCTCGCCCGCCAGGACTGGTTCGGCACCGCAGGCTTCGACCGCGAAGAAGACGCCTGGCCCCGCCGCTGGGCCGAGGCGTACCTGCAGTTCGCCGCGGGTGAGAAGCGCGCGTGGCTGCGTGAGCGCGGCGTCGGCTTCTTCCCCGTGGTGGGATGGGCCGAGCGCGGCGGCTACGGCGCCCTCGGCCCGGGAAACTCGGTGCCGCGGTTCCACATCACCTGGGGCACCGGCCCCGGTGTCGTCGCGCCGTTCCGCGCCGCCGTCGAGCAGGCCGAGAAGGAGGGGCGTCTCACGATCCTGCCCCGCCACCGCGTGACCGAGCTCGTCACGCGCGACGGCGCGGTCGTCGGTGCGCGCGGCGAGGTGCTGGAGACCAGCGCCGCCGAACGCGGCGTGGCGTCGTCGCGAACGGTTATCGGCGACTTCGAGATCACCGCGGGCGCGACGATCGTGTCCTCCGGCGGGATCGGCGGCAACCACACCCTGGTGCGCAAGGCGTGGCCCCGACGTCTGGGCAAGGCTCCGCGAAACATGCTCACGGGGGTTCCCGCCTATGTCGACGGGTCGATGCAGAGCGTGGCCGAAGACGCCGGCGCGAAACTCATCAACGGCGACCGGATGTGGCACTACGTCGAAGGCATCCGCAACTGGGATCCGGTGTGGCCCGGGCACGGCATCCGCATCCTCCCCGGCCCCTCCTCGCTCTGGCTCGATGCGACCGGGCAGCGCCTCCCCGTGCCGCTGTATCCCGGCTTCGACACCCTCGGTACGCTCGAGCACCTGCGCAAAACCGGGCACGACCACTCCTGGTTCGTCACGACCCGGCAGATCGTCGAGAAGGAGTTCGCCCTTTCCGGCAGCGAGCAGAACCCCGATCTGACCGGCAAGGACATCCCACTGCTCGTCCGGTCCCGTCTCGCGAAGGGTCCGACGGATCCGGTTCAGGCCTTCCTCGACCACGGTGAGGACTTCCTCGTCGACGAAGATCTGGACCGGCTGATCTCCCGGATGCGCGAGCTGCCGGGCGGCGACGCGCTCGACGCGGATCGCGTGCGCCAGGAGGTCGTGGCGCGCGACCGCGAGATCGAGAACGACTTCACGAAGGACGCCCAGATCGCCATGCTGCGATCGATGCGGGCGTATCGAGGCGACAAGCTCATCCGGACCGCGTCGCCGCACCGGTTGCAGGACCGGTCCGCGGGGCCGCTCGTCGCGGTCAAGCTCCACGTCATCACGCGCAAGTCACTGGGCGGCATCGAGACCGACCTGGATGCGCGCGTGCTCGATGCCGACGGCAACGCCGTGCCGGGGCTCTTCGCCGCGGGCGAGGCGAGCGGCTTCGGCGGCGGCGGCGTGCACGGCTACCGGGCTCTGGAGGGCACCTTCCTCGGCGGGTGCCTGTTCTCGGGCCGCCAAGCCGGTCGCGCCGCGGCGCGCTGATCGAGGAGCGGCGGCGGGTCAGCGCCCGGTCGCGCGCACCGCGGTGAGACCGGTCGCAACGGGCCCACGGCTGAGCACGTGGCCACGGGTGAAGGCGAGGCGCGTCCAGCGCCCCGACGAGGTCACCGGCACCTGCTCGGCCCCCGAGATGAAGCCGAAGGCGTACGCGGCGAAGGCCATGCCGCGCGGCGCCTCCTGCAGGTCGGCATCGGGCTCTCCCCAGATCTTTGCGCGGAGCGCACGCACGGCCTCCTCTCCCGCGCCCTCGGGCGATCCGTGCGCCACGGCGGAGATGCCCCACTGGGCGCGCTGCGCGACGACCTCTGCGGCGAGCTCCCCACGGCGTTCCCACCCCCCGCGCGGCGGCGCGACGCCCGCCCACGACGGGCTGAGGCCCGACTCCGGCAGAGAGAGCGCACGCGCATCATCGGTCTCGGCGAGCGCGTCGACGACGATGTCGCACTGCAGCTCGGGGTCTGCGCGCACGATCCGCATCGCCAGGATCGTGGGCGTGCCATCGAACAGCGACTGCGGGGCGAGTGCCGCCGCCGTCAGCGCCAGCACGCCTGCGGAGGCCTGCAGTCGCACCCCGCCATCGGAGGCGCGTGCGGCGCGCGACACGAAGGTCAGGACGTCGCGTGCGGTCTCGGGGTCGGCGAGGATGAGTCGGGCGGTCACCGCTCCAAACTAGCCGCTCTACACTGGCACTGACCGCACACATCGGGCCCCGCACCGAACCTGTCGGACGTCGAGAGGAATCCATGCCATCCGAAGCATCGCATCGCCGATCCGTCGACAGCCTGCTCGCCGTGCTCGATCTGAGCGCCTCCGGCGCACGGACGACGGAAGACATCTTCACCGGTACATCTCAGCCGATGCCGTCGGGCCGCGTCTACGGCGGCCAGGTGGCGGCGCAGGCGCTCGTTGCGGCGCAGCGCACCCTTCCGGAAGGGCGCGCTGCGCACTCCATGCACGGATACTTCCTGCGTCCGGGCGACGCCGACCACGACATCACGTTCTCGGTGGATCGCATCCATGACGGGCGGTCCTTCTCCACGCGCCGGACACAGGCGTTTCAGAACGGCGTGCCCATCTTCTCGATGATCTCCTCGTTCCAGGACGACGGGCCCGGTGTCGAACATGCCGCTCCCATACCCGAGGGCGTGCCGGATCCCGAGGAGCTCGCCCCCGACCACACGCTCTCCGACGGGACCGAGATCACCGCCCTGCGCGCTCTCGGCGAACGCCCCGCCGACATCCGCCATGTGCAGACTCCGTTGTACCTCGACGCGCCGGCCGACGCTGAGCGCGTGCCGCACCAGGCGGTGTGGATGCGGATGCGCGCCCCGCTGCCCGACGGCGACGGCCTTCATCGCGCAGCCCTCGCCTACCTCAGTGACATGACCATCCAGGAGTCGGTCCTGCGCGCGCACGGCGTCTCGTGGAGCACTCCGGGCCTCAAGGTCGCCAGCCTCGACCACGCCATGTGGTGGCATCGCCCGGCGCGCGTCGACGACTGGCTGCTCTACGTCCAGGAGTCGCCGAACGCGCGCGGCGGTCGCGGCCTCGCCCACGGCCGCATCTATACCCGAGCGGGCATATTCGTCGCGAGTGTGGCTCAGGAGATCATGATCCGCGTGCCCGAGGCCTAACGAAGAGCGCGCTCAGCAGCTTCCCGTACTCGTCGGTGCGGATCCGTCAGAAGCCGTTCGAGAACCGTCCCACCGCGTCAGCGGTGCGTGTAGACGATCGGCTCGCCGAGGTAGGGCTCCCACGCGGCGCGCATCGCCGGCTCGATGCGGACGGGGCGCCCTGTCGTCGCCGAGACGAGCACGATCACCGCAGTCGAGCGGGCGTAGAGCACGCGCTCGGCGTTCGCCGGGTCGTTGAACACCTCGTAGCAGACCTCGACGCTCGATCCGCCGAGCTTGCCGAACCACATCTGCACCTCGAGCGGGCGCCGCTGATACGGCACCGGCGCGAAGTACTCGATCTCCTGGCGGGCGATGAGCGTGAGCACTCCCTGGGCGACACCGGATTCGAGCACGGCCGTCTCTGGCGCATCCTCCCCCGGCTCGGGCGCCCAGAATGCGCGCACACGCGCCTCCTCGAGCAGCTTCAGCATGGAGGTGTTGTTGACGTGGTTGAACGCGTCGAGGTCGCCCCAGCGCAGCTGGATCGGGATGTGCAGGCGGCGGGCCGGATCCGCCGGTGCCGGCGACTCAGTCACGGGTCAGGCGACGGTGCGTGGAACGGTGCGGCGTGGCGGCATCGGGCCCCAGTCGCTCGATCTTGTTCGCCTCGTACGCCTCGAAGTTGCCCTCGAACCAGTACCACTGGTCTGGCTTCTCGTCGGTGCCCTCGTAGGCGAGGATGTGCGTGGCGATGCGGTCGAGGAACCACCGGTCGTGGGTGATGACCACGGCGCAGCCGGGGAACTCCAGCAGCGCGTTCTCCAGCGACTGCAGGGTCTCCACATCCAGATCGTTGGTCGGCTCGTCGAGCAGCAGCAGGTTGCCGCCCTCTTTGAGCGTGAGGGCGAGGTTCAGACGATTGCGCTCGCCACCGGAGAGCACGCCGGCCTTCTTCTGCTGGTCCGGCCCCTTGAAGCCGAACTTGGAGACGTAGGCGCGCGAAGGGATCTCGGTCTTGCCGACGGTGATGAAGTCCAGCCCGTCCGAGACGACCTCCCACAGCGTCTTGTCGGGATCGATGTTCGCGCGAGACTGGTCGACGTAGCTGATCTTGACGGTCTCGCCGACTTTCAGCTCTCCTCCGTCGAGTGGTTCGAGGCCCACGATCGTCTTGAACAGCGTGGTCTTTCCGACGCCGTTGGGCCCGATCACGCCGACGATGCCGTTCGGCGGGAGGCTGAAGCTCAGGCCGTCGATGAGAGAGCGACCCTCGAAGCCCTTCTTGAGCTTCTTCGCCTCGATGACGACGTTGCCCAGGCGCGGACCCGCCGGGATCTGGATCTCCTCGAAGTCGAGCTTGCGCGTCCGTTCCGCCTCGGCCGCCATCTCCTCGTACCGCTGCAGACGCGCCTTCGACTTCGTCTGGCGTCCCTTGGCGCTGGAGCGCACCCAGTCGAGCTCGTCCTTGAGCCGCTTGGCGAGCTTGGCGTCCTTCTTGCCCTGCACCTCCAGGCGCTCGGCCTTCTTCTCCAGGTACGTGGAGTAGTTGCCCTCGTAGCCGATGAGACGACCGCGATCGACCTCGGCGATCCATTCCGCGACGTTGTCGAGGAAGTACCGGTCGTGGGTGATCGCGATGACGGCGCCATTGTACGTCTTCAAGTGCTGCTCGAGCCAGAGCACGCTCTCGGCGTCGAGGTGGTTGGTGGGCTCGTCGAGCAGCAGCAGGTCGGGCTTCTGCAGCAGCAGCTTGGCGAGGGCGACTCGGCGCTTCTCGCCACCGGAGAGCTGGCTGATCGACGCATCGCCCGGAGGCGTGCGCAGCGCATCCATGGCCTGCTCGAGCTGGGAGTCGAGGTCCCAGGCGTCGGCCGCGTCGATCTCTTCCTGCAGCTGCCCCATCTCCGCTAGCAGCGTGTCGAAGTCGGCGTCGGGGTCGCTCATGAGCGCGGAGATCTCGTTGAAGCGATCGAGCTTGGCCTTGACCGCCACGCCGTCCTGCACGTTCTCCAGCACGGTCTTGGACTCGTCGAGCTCGGGCTCCTGCATGAGGATGCCGACGCTGAAGCCCGGGGTGAGCGTCGCCTCGCCGTTGCTGGGCTGGTCGAGCCCGGCCATGATCTTGAGAATCGTCGACTTGCCGGCGCCATTGGGGCCGACCATGCCGATCTTCGCCCCGGGCAGGAACGCCATGGTGACGTCGTCGAGGATCAGCTTCTCGCCCACCGCCTTGCGGGCGCGGACCATGGAATAGATGTACTCGGCCACGAAGATGCTCCTTCTGTCGACGGGCGGTTCCGCGTCTCCGGCGCCTCGGGCGACGGATTGGCGCGCGGAGGCGCACACAGGGCGGACGACTCTCCAGCCTACCCGGCCGGAGCCGACGGCGTTCGCCCGCGAGAGCCCGCGTGCGCGACGGTCACCAATCGATCGGCATGGTGTTGCCGACCAGGCATCGTCCTTCGGCGAGCTGCGGCATGACCGCCGTCACGGGTTGGTCTCCCGTCGACGGCCCGACCTGCCCGATGAGGCACTCGGCCTCGCCCCAGCGCACGGAGAACTGGATGCTCTCCGCGGGGTTGTCGACCGTCGAGACGTCGTAGGTCGCTTGCATCGCGGCGCGGTCGAAACCGGCCGCGGTGAGCGCGTCCACGTACGCCCGGCTCGACACCCGCTGATCGGAGGCCCACACCTGGGCGACGATCTGCTGGAAGTACGGCAGGTTGTCATCGGCCGAGCCGTCGGGAACCAGCGCAGGGGCCGCCGGCTCGGACGCCGTCGGCGACGGCGGTGGCGCGCTCGACGGGGTGATGTCGGGCTCGCCCGTGCATCCTGCCAGCAGAGCAGCGGTCACCGCGAGCACCGCGATCGAGACCGTCCGTCGACGGGGATGGCGAGGAGTCGGCGTCAGCACTCCTCGAGTCTATGCGGCCCGACGGCGTGCAACCTGATCAGGCGGCGAGGTACTCCGCGAAGCGTGCACGCACCTTGTTGACCTTGGGCACGGCGACGGCGAGGCAGTATCCCTGGGTGGGGTTCTTCGCGAAGAAGTCCTGATGCTCGTCCTCGGCGGGGTAGAACGTGCCGAGCGGTTCGATCGTGGTCACCGGCTCGCCGTCCCAGAAATCGGCGGCGCGCTGCCTGGCGCTCTCGAACTCGGCGCGCTGTGCGCCGTCGGCAGGGAACATGGCGCTGCGGTACTGGGTGCCCACATCGTTGCCCTGACGATTGAGCTGACGCGGGTCGTGCATGGTGAAGAACGCATCGAGGATCACCTCGGACGGGATGGCCTCGGGATCGAACGTCACCTGCACCGCCTCGGCGTGCCCCGTCGTCCCCGTGCACACCATCGGGTACGTCGGATCGGGCACTGTGCCTCCCACGTATCCCGACACCACCGACTGCACGCCCCTGAGCGGTCGGTAGGCGGCATCCAGGCACCAGAAGCAACCGCCGGCCAGTACGAACGTCTCCATGTGTCTCCTCGTCCCGCGCGCCTCTGGCGCGCGCTGTCTTCCTCCACGCTACGCCGCTGCGGGGGCTCGCGGCGCTCCGGCGTGTCGCGGCGGGGCGCAATGTCGGTGGTCGTCTCTATGTTCGAAGAGAAGGGAGAAGACATGACGACGAACATCGACCACGGCGCTGCGGAGCTGCTCCCCGCCATTCACTGGGCGACCCCGACGCTGCAGCGCGCCACAGAGCACCTGCAACCGGCGGGAGAGGCGCTGTGGCGCGTCGTCGACGCCCGCAACGTGATCCGTGGGCACCTGCGCATCGTTCCCGATCCGCTCGGCGTCCGCTACCGCGCGGAGCGCCTGCATCTCGCCACCGGCGCATTCCGCACGTTCGGAGAGTTCTGGAGCCCCGACGATGCCGTGGCGGCTCTCCGCGGCTGACCGTCCGCGAGCCGAGGCTCAGGCGTTCGCGGGGGGAGCCGTCGACGCGGGCTCGAACCAGGTGCCGATCTCCTCGCCCGCGAGAGCCCGCGAGACCAGTTCGGCCTTCGTGACGAGCGCGCCGATGCCCGATGCGGCGGCCAGGCGCGCAGCCGATGCCTTGGTGGCGGCGCCGCCGGTGCCGACGCCGTTGACCACGCTCGCCCCGAACTCCACGCCCGAGGTGTCGTCGCCGATCCGGATGACGTCGATCGGCTGCGCGGACGGATCGCTCGGAGGCTTGGTGTAGAGGCAGTCCACGTCGCTGAGCAGCACGAGCGCGTCGGCGCCGATCAACTGCGCGACCAGGGCGGCGAGGCGGTCGTTGTCGCCGAAGCGGATCTCCTGGGTCGCCACGGTGTCGTTCTCGTTGACGATCGGCAGCACTCGAAGGCCCAGCAGACGGTCGAGCGCTCGGCGGGCGTTGCTGCGCGACGTCTGGCCTTCCAGGTCGCCCGTGGTGAGCAGCACCTGCCCGGCGACGATCCCGTGAGGCTGCAACGCCTGCTGGTAGCGGTAGACGAGCACGTTCTGCCCGACCGCGGCGGCGGCCTGCTGCGTCGCCAGGTCGGTGGGCCGCGCATCCAGATCGAGGAACGGGATCCCGCTGGCGATCGCCCCCGACGACACCAGCACCACCTCGGCGCCGCGGGCGTGCGCCTCGGCGAGACCGCCGACGATCACCGGGATGCGCCAGGCGGCTTCTCCACTGATCGACGACGAGCCGACCTTCACGACGATGCGCTCGGCAGCGGCGAGGTCCGCGCGTGTCCGCGCGGTCATGCCTCGCCCTCATCCTGGCGCCGCTCGGCGAGGCGTTCGGACTCCAGCTCCGCACGCGCGGCGGCCTTGGCATCCATCCGCTCGTGGTAGGTCTCACGGCGTTGACTCGTCGTGCGGCGCGTGTTCGGATCGAACCGCCCGTCGAGACCGCGCGGCGAGGTGATCAGCTCCGCGGCGGAGGTCATCTGCGGCTGCCAGTCGAACACGATGCTCTCGCCGGGGCCGATCACAACCGTCGAGCCCGCAACGGCGCCCAGCCGGAACAACTCGTCCTCGATCCCGAGGCGCTCGAGGCGATCGGCCAGATAGCCCACGGCTTCCTCGTTCTGGAAGTCGGTCTGCTGCACCCAGCGCACGGGCTTGGCCCCGAGGATGCGGTAGACGTTGCCGTACGTGCCGCCCTCGACCTTGATCTCGAAGTCCTTCTCCGCTCCCTTGGGCCGGATGACGACGCGCTCGGGCGGAGCCGTCACGACCTGCTGGGCGCGGTGCTCGGCCACGATCTGCCCCAGGGCGAAGGTGAGCGGGCGCAGGCCCTCGTGCGCCACCGTGGAGATCTCGAAGACGCGGAACCCACGAGCCTCGATCTCGGGCCGCACGAACTCGGCGAGCTCACGCGCGTCCGGGACATCGATCTTGTTCAGTGCGACGATCTGCGGGCGCTCCAGGAGCGGCACTTGCCCTTCGGGCACCTCGTACGCCGCCAGCTCGGCGAGGATGACGTCGAGATCCGTGAGCGGATCGCGGCCGGGCTCGAGCGTGGCGCAGTCGAGCACGTGCAGCAGTGCCGTGCAGCGCTCCACGTGCCGCAGGAAGTCCAGTCCGAGCCCGCGCCCCTCGCTGGCGCCCTCGATGAGCCCGGGGACATCGGCGACCGTGTAGCGGTGGTCTCCGGCCTGCACCACGCCCAGATTCGGATGCAGAGTCGTGAACGGGTAGTCGGCGATCTTGGGCCGTGCCGCCGAGATCGCGGCGATGAGGCTGGACTT is part of the Microbacterium pseudoresistens genome and harbors:
- a CDS encoding globin: MTFYDEVGGHETFQRLVDVFYREVADDPVLKPMYPEEDLGPAADRLRMFLEQYWGGPSTYSEQRGHPRLRMRHVPFRVDPDARDRWLRCMRAALDEVQLSPLHEATLWDYLERAAYAMVNTMDSAEAGGRPTLATRPAASSPASAEGTTETP
- a CDS encoding mechanosensitive ion channel family protein, whose product is MNFLPFEVDPAAPEAAWSELLDGLVDIGWNLLWSAVAIAACVLVAYLLRIVIRRVVRRIVAGAKSKARVDDTQALERSPLADMRLVQRTRTLGTILQNIVNVILGVVAIIAVIQINVPELLGSLTLLTAAIGAGLGFGAQNIVKDVLNGMFLVAEDQIGIGDVVDLGLASGVVEYVSVRITQVRDVNGTLWHVRNGEVTRIGNMSQGWARAIIDLGVPPDADVPTVEETLLTAAQTLAKDPKWRTRIVEGPEVWGLESIDGDALVIRVVMKTRANAMDDVAQELRLRLRDAVAALGIPLPSLTSVTLSGPAGARRVRGANPPSTKPTAVTAIPTVPDRGIWRRRKPEQGTAGDETDFTRESARDQDEETP
- a CDS encoding acyl-CoA thioesterase, encoding MPSEASHRRSVDSLLAVLDLSASGARTTEDIFTGTSQPMPSGRVYGGQVAAQALVAAQRTLPEGRAAHSMHGYFLRPGDADHDITFSVDRIHDGRSFSTRRTQAFQNGVPIFSMISSFQDDGPGVEHAAPIPEGVPDPEELAPDHTLSDGTEITALRALGERPADIRHVQTPLYLDAPADAERVPHQAVWMRMRAPLPDGDGLHRAALAYLSDMTIQESVLRAHGVSWSTPGLKVASLDHAMWWHRPARVDDWLLYVQESPNARGGRGLAHGRIYTRAGIFVASVAQEIMIRVPEA
- a CDS encoding thioesterase family protein, translated to MTESPAPADPARRLHIPIQLRWGDLDAFNHVNNTSMLKLLEEARVRAFWAPEPGEDAPETAVLESGVAQGVLTLIARQEIEYFAPVPYQRRPLEVQMWFGKLGGSSVEVCYEVFNDPANAERVLYARSTAVIVLVSATTGRPVRIEPAMRAAWEPYLGEPIVYTHR
- the ettA gene encoding energy-dependent translational throttle protein EttA; this encodes MAEYIYSMVRARKAVGEKLILDDVTMAFLPGAKIGMVGPNGAGKSTILKIMAGLDQPSNGEATLTPGFSVGILMQEPELDESKTVLENVQDGVAVKAKLDRFNEISALMSDPDADFDTLLAEMGQLQEEIDAADAWDLDSQLEQAMDALRTPPGDASISQLSGGEKRRVALAKLLLQKPDLLLLDEPTNHLDAESVLWLEQHLKTYNGAVIAITHDRYFLDNVAEWIAEVDRGRLIGYEGNYSTYLEKKAERLEVQGKKDAKLAKRLKDELDWVRSSAKGRQTKSKARLQRYEEMAAEAERTRKLDFEEIQIPAGPRLGNVVIEAKKLKKGFEGRSLIDGLSFSLPPNGIVGVIGPNGVGKTTLFKTIVGLEPLDGGELKVGETVKISYVDQSRANIDPDKTLWEVVSDGLDFITVGKTEIPSRAYVSKFGFKGPDQQKKAGVLSGGERNRLNLALTLKEGGNLLLLDEPTNDLDVETLQSLENALLEFPGCAVVITHDRWFLDRIATHILAYEGTDEKPDQWYWFEGNFEAYEANKIERLGPDAATPHRSTHRRLTRD
- a CDS encoding FAD-binding dehydrogenase, giving the protein MTTSPGTRTADILVIGWGLAGLVAAAEAANAGRRVIIVDQEPRTNLGGQAWWSFGGLFLIDSPEQRRMGIRDGIELARQDWFGTAGFDREEDAWPRRWAEAYLQFAAGEKRAWLRERGVGFFPVVGWAERGGYGALGPGNSVPRFHITWGTGPGVVAPFRAAVEQAEKEGRLTILPRHRVTELVTRDGAVVGARGEVLETSAAERGVASSRTVIGDFEITAGATIVSSGGIGGNHTLVRKAWPRRLGKAPRNMLTGVPAYVDGSMQSVAEDAGAKLINGDRMWHYVEGIRNWDPVWPGHGIRILPGPSSLWLDATGQRLPVPLYPGFDTLGTLEHLRKTGHDHSWFVTTRQIVEKEFALSGSEQNPDLTGKDIPLLVRSRLAKGPTDPVQAFLDHGEDFLVDEDLDRLISRMRELPGGDALDADRVRQEVVARDREIENDFTKDAQIAMLRSMRAYRGDKLIRTASPHRLQDRSAGPLVAVKLHVITRKSLGGIETDLDARVLDADGNAVPGLFAAGEASGFGGGGVHGYRALEGTFLGGCLFSGRQAGRAAAR
- the pepN gene encoding aminopeptidase N, which codes for MPGENLTRSEAQERRAIVDTQSYEISLDLTKGTDVFGSRSVVRFTADAGSSTFIDLIARDVREITLNGEALDPAHVFAESRIALDGLAAENTLVVDADCLYTNTGEGLHRFVDPVDGEVYLYSQFEVPDSRRVFAVFEQPDLKATFQFTITAPAAWKVVSNSPTPEPIVHDASSGSATGAVATWGFEPTPRISSYITAIIAGPYESTFSELTSASGRVIPLGVYGRKSLWEHLDADYIFDKTREGFAYYEEKFGVPYPFAKYDQLFVPEFNAGAMENAGAVTFTETYVFRSKVTDAVKERRVVTILHELAHMWFGDLVTMKWWNDLWLNESFAEWASTIATAEATEWTQAWTTFNAMEKTWAYKQDQLPSTHPIVAEINDLEDVQVNFDGITYAKGGSVLKQLAAWVGIEAFFAGVSEYFQKHSWGNTELSDLLSELERTSGRDLSTWSKKWLETAGVNTLAPVIDESADGTISRFAVTQTAPADYPTIRPHRLGIGFYSLQDGALVRTHGIEIDVDGDRTEVPELHGRRRPDLVLLNDQDLAYAKIRLDERSLETAIAHLADISDPLARSLVWGAAWDQTRDAESSASDYLSLVLGNIGRETESTTVRTTLAQLHTAASQYVDPQTRTEARTRVADGLWQLARDAEAGSDNQLQFVTSLAAGIVTPEQADVVRRLRDGELVLDGLTIDTDLSWQLLAGLAAAGAVDSAAIDAALEADNTAKGAEFAAQARASIPTAEAKHTAWSSLVDDDALSNTVLRSAALGFGQAGGVEVLPEFIPRYFDAIVPIWESRTYQMANYLIVGLYPRALASTELRDATRAWLSENAAAAPALRRLVHENLADVERALTAQARDADKD